The proteins below come from a single Eucalyptus grandis isolate ANBG69807.140 chromosome 3, ASM1654582v1, whole genome shotgun sequence genomic window:
- the LOC104438390 gene encoding histidine kinase 5, which yields MMVCEMEKDPIEDMDIEALPSMWPEDIDNDAGKQFNIENPGGDEDMLKEVTIPEEPNIVDIKRLLELTNYTDQGASQLAYLVKHWEYRQANAVRLLKEELDILSRQRQEVELKKLEILEEHRFEGERYGGDKRPISILDDAFDIWQDVPRRKSDVVIQNKRVEIDAEYDTVIYWKQRAMHLEKLLEASIHREQALMEKLQESINNLEKQSSPVEELSQILKRADNFLHFILQNAPVVIGHQDKELRYRFIYNPYPTLNEEDVIGKTDIDIFTGAGVKESQEFKREVLEKGLPAKREITFDTELFGAKTFLIHVAPVFSKTGETIGINYMGMDVTDQVRIREKMAKLREEMAVRNAKETEMNKTMYITEETMRAKQMLATMSHEIRSPLAGVVSMAEILAQTRLDHEQRQLLDVMLSSGDLVLQLINDILDLSKVESGVMKLEATKFRPREVVKHVLQTAAASLRKILTLEGHVADDVPIEVIGDVLRIRQILTNLISNAIKFTHEGKVGINLYVVPEPSVEKTEECPQKSQADQSTPRENRGKEEKSSLVCQASCDQQPVQVKSQNGHLCQNHALHDNTRIMCESEESADRDKVEEHTPETTVWICCDVYDTGIGIPENALPTLFKKYMQVSADHARKYGGTGLGLAICKQLVELMGGRLTVSSREHVGSTFTFVLPYKVSPICDNSDDSDDLAIMANHDSAVDDITDGFFQFQPPTLGSLFSSNGSSRTQKLSSHNVGYTSINNLNRVAEDSYAFPTNNLRLKELASPEDACSAVDAAETSSETACSVSPSVHYECKVDVKNGKVNQLGTECRSQISSSNVSCLEVEKGQVDKLTISELPRSCPELEKSCASSESTSSSIVEEPKPKPKPKILLVEDNKINVMVTQSMMKQLGHSMDVVNNGVEAVHAVQQSTYDLILMDVCMPVMNGLQATRIIRSFEEMGNWDAAVNAGIELVSSDLSCNGHSSRESKERVPIIAMTANALSESADECFANGMDSFVSKPVTFQKLKQCLEQYLM from the exons ATGATGGTGTGTGAGATGGAAAAAGATCCTATTGAAGATATGGACATCGAAGCTCTGCCTTCGATGTGGCCTGAAGATATTGATAATGATGCTGGAAAGCAGTTCAACATCGAAAATCCTGGAGGAGATGAAGATATGTTGAAGGAGGTCACGATTCCAGAGGAGCCGAACATAGTTGATATTAAGCGGCTTTTAGAGCTAACCAACTATACAGACCAGGGTGCTTCTCAGTTGGCGTACCTTGTAAAGCACTGGGAGTACAGGCAGGCCAATGCAGTACGCCTTCTAAAAGAGGAACTTGACATCCTGAGCAGACAGAGGCAGGAGGTTGAGCTGAAGAAATTGGAGATACTTGAGGAGCATCGTTTTGAGGGAGAACGATATGGTGGTGACAAGCGCCCAATATCTATACTCGATGATGCCTTCGATATTTGGCAAGATGTTCCTCGAAGGAAAAGTGATGTAGTTATCCAAAATAAGAGGGTTGAGATTGATGCTGAGTACGATACTGTCATTTACTGGAAGCAGCGCGCCATGCACTTAGAGAAATTGTTGGAGGCAAGTATCCACAGAGAGCAGGCGCTCATGGAAAAATTGCAGGAAAGCATAAACAATCTGGAAAAGCAGTCCTCTCCTGTGGAAGAGCTGTCTCAGATCCTAAAAAGAGCTGAcaactttttgcattttatacTTCAGAATGCACCTGTTGTGATTGGACACCAG GACAAGGAGCTGCGATATCGCTTCATCTACAATCCTTATCCTACTTTGAATGAGGAG GACGTTATAGGGAAAACAGACATCGATATCTTCACTGGTGCTGGTGTGAAGGAGTCTCAAGAATTTAAGAGGGAAGTGCTGGAGAAAGGTTTACCTGCAAAGAGAGAAATCACATTCGATACAGAATTATTTGGTGCAAAGACGTTTCTGATACACGTCGCACCTGTCTTTAGCAAGACTGGGGAAACAATTGGAATTAACTACATGGGAATGGATGTCACTGATCAG GTAAGAATAAGAGAGAAAATGGCAAAACTTCGAGAAGAGATGGCGGTACGGAATGCCAAGGAAACCGAGATGAATAAAACCATGTATATAACAG AGGAGACGATGCGAGCGAAACAAATGCTAGCAACAATGTCACATGAGATAAGGTCTCCCCTTGCTGGGGTTGTTAGCATGGCCGAGATTCTTGCACAAACTAGACTTGATCATGAGCAGCGGCAATTGTTAGATGTCATGCTTTCTTCGGGAGATTTGGTCCTTCAACTAATAAATGACATTCTTGACCTTTCGAAGGTTGAGTCAG GGGTAATGAAGCTGGAAGCTACAAAATTCCGGCCGAGGGAGGTAGTAAAGCACGTGCTGCAGACTGCTGCGGCATCATTACGGAAGATATTAACATTGGAAGGACATGTAGCAGATGATGTTCCTATTGAG GTCATCGGAGATGTTCTAAGAATTAGACAAATTCTCACCAACTTGATCAG CAATGCCATCAAATTTACACATGAAGGGAAGGTTGGCATAAATCTATATGTGGTTCCAGAACCATCTGTCGAGAAAACAGAAGAATGTCCTCAGAAGTCACAAGCAGATCAGTCAACCCCACGGGAGAACAGggggaaggaagagaaaagctCTTTAGTGTGTCAAGCAAGTTGTGACCAACAACCTGTTCAAGTGAAGAGCCAGAATGGCCATTTATGCCAAAATCATGCTCTGCATGATAATACTCGAATCATGTGTGAAAGCGAAGAATCTGCAGATAGAGATAAGGTGGAAGAGCACACCCCCGAGACAACAGTATGGATCTGCTGTGATGTGTATGACACAGGAATTGGAATCCCAG AGAATGCTTTGCCTACTTTATTTAAAAAGTACATGCAAGTCAGTGCTGATCATGCTCGAAAGTATGGTGGGACGGGACTTGGCCTAGCCATATGCAAACAACTG GTTGAGTTAATGGGAGGCCGTCTCACTGTGTCTAGTCGGGAGCATGTTGGATCTACATTCACATTTGTGCTACCTTACAAGGTCTCACCAATATGTGATAACTCCGATGATTCCGACGATCTTGCAATTATGGCTAATCATGATTCTGCAGTTGACGACATCACCGATGGCTTTTTCCAATTCCAGCCACCCACTCTGGGTTCTCTCTTCTCCTCAAATGGTTCCAGCAGGACACAGAAACTATCATCACATAATGTTGGATACACTAGTATAAATAATCTCAATCGGGTTGCAGAGGATTCTTATGCATTTCCAACTAACAACCTCCGACTTAAAGAGTTAGCTTCACCTGAGGATGCCTGTTCTGCAGTTGATGCTGCTGAGACCTCGTCAGAAACAGCATGCTCAGTAAGTCCCAGTGTACATTATGAGTGCAAGGTTGATGTGAAGAACGGCAAAGTGAATCAACTGGGTACAGAATGTAGATCACAAATTTCAAGTTCAAATGTGTCTTGTCTTGAAGTGGAAAAAGGACAAGTAGATAAGCTTACCATAAGTGAACTCCCAAGGTCATGTCCCGAGTTGGAGAAATCTTGTGCAAGTTCAGAGAGCACGTCCAGCAGCATTGTGGAAGAACCAAAACCCAAACCAAAGCCTAAGATCCTTCTGGTGGAAGATAATAAGATCAATGTCATGGTGACCCAATCCATGATGAAGCAACTAGGTCATAGTATGGATGTTGTGAACAATGGAGTCGAAGCTGTGCATGCTGTTCAGCAAAGTACTTATGATCTCATTCTGATG GATGTCTGCATGCCTGTCATGAATGGCCTTCAAGCAACCAGAATAATCCGATCCTTTGAGGAGATGGGAAACTGGGATGCTGCAGTAAATGCTGGGATAGAGCTAGTCTCTTCAGACTTATCATGCAATGGTCACAGTTCTAGAGAATCAAAAGAACGAGTTCCCATTATTGCG ATGACAGCGAATGCATTGTCAGAGAGCGCAGATGAGTGTTTTGCAAATGGTATGGACTCATTTGTGTCAAAACCTGTCACTTTTCAGAAACTAAAACAGTGTCTCGAGCAGTACTTGATGTAA